The genomic window TCAAGGCGCTGCTGCGACACTTCGGCTCCGTGGCCGCCCTGAGCGAAGCCACGCCCGAGCAGATCGCCGAGCTTCCCGGCATCGGTCCCAAGCTCGCCGCCACGGTCCACGAGCACCTCGCGCGCCGGTAGGGTGTAGGGGACGACGGAGGCGCTTGATGACGGCACAGGACGCGGGTGAGGTCCTCATCGTCACGGGCATGTCCGGCGCGGGGCGCACCACCGCCGCCAACGCCCTCGAGGATCTCGGCTGGTACGTCGTCGACAACCTTCCGCCGCAGATGCTTCGTCCGCTGCTGGATCTCAGCGAGCTCGCCGGCGGCTCGCTGCCGAAGGTCGCCGCGGTGGTCGACGTGCGCGGCCGCGACCTCTTCGCCGAGCTTCCCCGCATCACGCAGGCGCTGCGCCACGGCAGGCACCTGCGCGTGCTGTTCCTGGACGCCTCCGACGACGTGCTGGTGCGTCGCTTCGAATCGGTGCGTCGGCCGCACCCGCTGCAGGGTGAGGGGACGCTCCTCGACGGCATCCACCGGGAGCGCGCACGACTGGCGCGCGTGCGCGAGAGCGCCGATCTCATCGTCGACACCTCCAACAACAACATCCACCAGCTGGCCACCCGCATCGTCGACCTCTTCGCCACCGAAGGGTCCGCCCGGCACACGCTCACCGTCATGAGCTTCGGCTTCAAATACGGGCTGCCGTCGGATGCCGACCTCGTGGCGGACATGCGCTTCCTGCCGAACCCGTTCTGGGTCGAGGACCTGAAGTCGCTCACCGGCAAGGACGATGCCGTACGCGACTACGTCTTCGGGCAGCCGGGCGCGGTGGAGTTCCTCGACGCGTACGTCGCGGCGTTGCAGCCGGTTCTGGCCGGATATCAGCGCGAGAACAAGCCTCACTCCACCGTCGCCGTCGGGTGCACCGGCGGCAAGCACCGCTCGGTAGCGACCGCCGAAGAACTGGCACGGAGACTGGCGGCGCTGCCCGGCGTCGCCGTGCGTGTGAAGCATCGGGACCTCGGTCGAGAGTAAGCTGGACGATCGTCCCCTGCGCCTCTCGGAAGGAATCCCGTGCCTTTGACCGCTGACGTGAAGGCCGAGTTGGCCGCCATTCGCGACCCGCGACCCACCGCGCGCGTCGCCGAACTGACAGCGCTGCTGCGGTTCTCCGGCGGCCTGCACTCGATCGCCGGCCGCGTCGCCGTCGAGGCCGAACTCGAGTCCGACGGCCTGGCCCGTCGCGTGGCTCGCGACCTCATGGAGATCTACGGCGTGCGGCCCGAACTCGCCCACGTGCAGGCGTCGGGGGGCCGTGTCGGCGGTCACTTCGCTGTGCGCGTCATCGACGGCGGTGAGACGCTGGCCCGTCAGACCGGGCTGCTCGATCAGCGGCGTCGCCCGGTGCGCGGGCTGCCCAACAAGCTCACCACCGGCGCGCGCCCCGATCTGGCGGCCGTCTGGCGGGGGGCCTTCCTCGCGGCGGGCACGCTCAGCGACCCGGGCCGCTCGGCGGCGCTCGAGATCTCGTGCCCATCGGGCGAGGCGGCCATGGCGCTCGTCGGCGCCGCTCACCGCCTCGGCATCGCCGCCAAGGCGCGTGAAGTGCGCGGAGTGCCCCGCGTCGTCGTGCGCGACGGCGAGGCCATTCGCGCCGCGCTGGCCGAGATGGGTGCGGTGCGCACCGCCGCGGAATGGGAGCAGCTGCGCCAGCGCCGCGAGGTGCGTGCCGGCGTCAACCGCCTGGTCAACTTCGACGACGCCAACCTGCGCCGCTCCGCACAGGCCGCCGTCGCGGCGTGCGCACGCGTGGAGCGGGCTATGGAGATCCTCGGCGACGAGGTGCCGCCGCACCTGAAGCAGGCCGGCGAGCTGCGCCTGGCGCACCGTGACGCGAGCCTGGACGAGCTGGGCCACCACGCCGACCCGCCGCTGACGAAGGATGCCGTCGCCGGCCGCATCCGCCGCCTGCTGGCGATGGCGGACAAGAAGGCCGAAGCCGAGGGTATCCCCGACACCGAGTCGGCCGTCCCGGCCGGCGACGACGACTGACGAGCCCACGCGGTTCGCTCTCAGCCTCAGAACGGTGGGGGTTGCTGTGCTGCCGCGAGGGCGGTGAACTCGAGGACGCGTCTGGGGCTGTCGGGGTAGACGCGGCCGGTGGGGCTGGTCCATTCGAGGATGCCGTGGGGTTTCTGGATCACCGTCCACGCGGTGGCGTGTTTCATGCCGTGGTGTCGTTCGCAGAGGTTGGCGAGGTTGCAGACGGCGGTGGGTCCGCCGCGGGCGTGGTCGTGGGTGTGGTCGTGGTCGCAGAACCGGGCGGGGCGTCGGCAGCCGGGGAACCGGCAGTGCTCGTCGCGGGCGTCGAGGTGCCGGCGTTGCGCCCGGGTGGGCCGGTACGTGTCGACCTGCAGCACCGCGCCCGTGGTCGGGGAGGTGAACACCCGCTCCCACAGCTCCGCGGTCGCGGCGAGGTGCCGGGCGGTGTCGGGGTCGATGGGTCCGTACCCGGCGAGTTCTGCCGGTGCGGTGCCCGCTCCGGTGAGGGTGTCGGCGGGGATCACGATCTGCACCTGCGCGGTCACCGCCGCCCCTGCCGGGATGGCGCCGGTGGCAGCCGGGGCGGTGGCGCACCCGGTGAGCAGCAGGTCGGTGAGCACGTCCGCGCGGATCTGGTCGGTGGTGCGGGTATCGGTGGCCACCGGATCAGCCGCAGTCTCTGCCTCCGCGGCGCGTGCCCGGTGCGCGGCGGTGACCTCCCGGGCATGCTGGGTGAGGCGGTCCCGGATCGCGTACGCGAGCTCCGCCGGCAGCACCGCGGCGAGTTCCGCCATCCCGTCGTCGAGGTCCCGCACCCACACCCGCCGGCCCGCGGCCGCCTCGGCGTGCCGGTCCGCCAGCGGCACCGGGTGCAGCTTCTGTGCGATCATCGCGACGATCGGCTTCGCCCGCCCCGGGGTCTCCCGCTCGCACACCACCAGCGCCGCCTGCTCGAACCGGGCACGCGTCTCAGGGTCGACAATCCCCGCCCCGGCATCCCGGATCACCCGCACATGCGCGCTGTCGATCCGCCCCTCCCGCAACGCCGCCACCGTCGCCGCGAACCCGCCCACCAGCGTCGTGGCGTCCCGCATGCGGTCCTGCATGCCCCGGTCCGGCCGTCGCAGCGCCGCCCCCACTTCCGCCGCGATCGCCCGCGCCGGCATCTCCCGCTCCCGCCGCTCACTCGACGGCACCCGCGCGGTCTGCTCCGCCGCGATCGCGTCCGCGCGTGCCAGCAGTCCCAGCTCCTCCGCCTGCAGCGCCGCGATCCGCCGGCGCGTCACCTCGAGCCCCGCGACCACCGCGCCGAGCGACCGGGTGTCGCTGCGGGAGTGTGCCGGGGAGGTGTTCATGCCCGCAATCCTCCCGCCGACCACCGACATCGACCGGTCCACAAACCCCAGGCTGAAAGCCTGTTGTGGATAACCCGCGCACCCCCCGGCGCTGTGAAGGAAACGGCGTGCATACGACCCCGTCGATACCGCCTCGGTCATCGGGAAGCAACCTTGTGCCGCCGGTGTTGTCGCTCACTAGGATGATCCACGTCCCCTCGCCGCTCCGAGGATTTCGGCGCGGCGCCGACAGGAAGAAGCGAACATGGCGACATACACACTGCCCGAGCTGCCGTACGACTACGCGGCGCTGGAACCGCACATCAGTGCGAAGATCATGCAGCTGCACCACGACAAGCACCACCAGGCATACGTGACCGGCGCGAACACGGCGCTCGAGCAGCTCGCGGAGGCCCGCGAGACGGGAAACTTCGCGTACGTCAACAAGCTCGAGAAGGACCTGTCGTTCAACCTCGGCGGCCACGTCAACCACTCGATCTTCTGGACGAACCTGTCTCCCGAGGGCGGCGACAAGCCGGTCGGCGACCTCGCGTCGGCGATCGACGACCACTTCGGCTCGTTCGACAAGTTCCAGGCGCACTTCTCCGCCGCCGCGCTCGGCGTGCAGGGATCCGGCTGGGCGGGACTGTTCTGGGACTCGCTGGGCCAGAACCTGATCATCCAGCAGTTCTTCGATCAGCAGAACCAGCTCGCGGCCGGCACCGTGCCCCTGCTGCTCCTCGACGTGTGGGAGCACGCCTACTACCTGGACTACAGCAACGTGCGCGCCGACTACGTGAAGGCGTTCTGGAACATCGCCAACTGGGCGAATGTGTCGGATCGGTTCGACACGGCCCGTGAGAAGACCGCCGGTCTGCTGTAGTGTCGAAGACAGGTGAGGATGCCTGAATCCTCCCCGGAAACGGGCGGGTTCCGGCATCCTCTCTGTCACAGAGATCGCGTGTCTGGAGCGCCGAGCAGGCGCCGCCGGCGCGACGGAAACCGGGAGACATCGTGTCTGTCAAGATCGGCATCAACGGCTTCGGCCGCATTGGACGCAACTACCTCCGCGCCGCGCTCGCGCAGGGGGCGGACCTCGACATCGTGGCGGTGAACGACCTCACCGACAACAAGACCCTGGCGCATCTGCTCAAGTACGACTCGATCCTCGGCCGCCTCGACGCCGACGTGACGTACGACGCGGATTCGATCACGGTCGGCGACAAGAAGATCAGGGTCTTCGAAGAGCGTGACCCCGCCAACCTGCCCTGGGGCGAGCTGGGCGTCGACATCGTCATCGAGTCGACCGGCCGCTTCACGAAGGCCGACGATGCGCGCAAGCACATCGAAGGCGGCGCGAAGAAGGTGCTCATCTCGGCACCGGCCTCGGGTGAGGACGCGACGTTCGTCATCGGCGTCAACGAGGGCGACTACGACCCCGAGAACCACCACATCATCTCGAACGCGTCGTGCACGACGAACTGCCTGGCTCCCATGGCCAAGGTGTTCAACGACAACTTCGGCATCGAGCGTGGTCTCATGACCACGATCCACGCCTACACCGCGGACCAGAACCTGCAGGACGGCCCGCACAAGGACCTGCGCCGCGCCCGCGCCGCAGCCCTCAACATCGTCCCGACCTCCACGGGTGCCGCCAAGGCGATCGGCCTGGTGCTGCCGGAGCTCAAGGGCAAGCTTGACGGCTTCGCGCTGCGCGTTCCCGTGCCCACCGGCTCGGCGACGGACCTCACCATCGAGACGCGCGACGGTGTGACCGTCGAGGACATCAAGGCCGCCTTCAAGGCAGCCGCGGAGGGCCCCCTGAAGGGCATCCTCAAGTACACCGAGGATGAGATCGTCTCCAGCGACATCGTCACCGACCCGCACTCGTGCATCTTCGACGCCGGACTCATCCGCGTCATGGGCAACCAGGTGAAGATCGT from Microbacterium sp. zg-Y625 includes these protein-coding regions:
- a CDS encoding HNH endonuclease signature motif containing protein, with amino-acid sequence MNTSPAHSRSDTRSLGAVVAGLEVTRRRIAALQAEELGLLARADAIAAEQTARVPSSERREREMPARAIAAEVGAALRRPDRGMQDRMRDATTLVGGFAATVAALREGRIDSAHVRVIRDAGAGIVDPETRARFEQAALVVCERETPGRAKPIVAMIAQKLHPVPLADRHAEAAAGRRVWVRDLDDGMAELAAVLPAELAYAIRDRLTQHAREVTAAHRARAAEAETAADPVATDTRTTDQIRADVLTDLLLTGCATAPAATGAIPAGAAVTAQVQIVIPADTLTGAGTAPAELAGYGPIDPDTARHLAATAELWERVFTSPTTGAVLQVDTYRPTRAQRRHLDARDEHCRFPGCRRPARFCDHDHTHDHARGGPTAVCNLANLCERHHGMKHATAWTVIQKPHGILEWTSPTGRVYPDSPRRVLEFTALAAAQQPPPF
- the rapZ gene encoding RNase adapter RapZ; this encodes MTAQDAGEVLIVTGMSGAGRTTAANALEDLGWYVVDNLPPQMLRPLLDLSELAGGSLPKVAAVVDVRGRDLFAELPRITQALRHGRHLRVLFLDASDDVLVRRFESVRRPHPLQGEGTLLDGIHRERARLARVRESADLIVDTSNNNIHQLATRIVDLFATEGSARHTLTVMSFGFKYGLPSDADLVADMRFLPNPFWVEDLKSLTGKDDAVRDYVFGQPGAVEFLDAYVAALQPVLAGYQRENKPHSTVAVGCTGGKHRSVATAEELARRLAALPGVAVRVKHRDLGRE
- the gap gene encoding type I glyceraldehyde-3-phosphate dehydrogenase; the encoded protein is MSVKIGINGFGRIGRNYLRAALAQGADLDIVAVNDLTDNKTLAHLLKYDSILGRLDADVTYDADSITVGDKKIRVFEERDPANLPWGELGVDIVIESTGRFTKADDARKHIEGGAKKVLISAPASGEDATFVIGVNEGDYDPENHHIISNASCTTNCLAPMAKVFNDNFGIERGLMTTIHAYTADQNLQDGPHKDLRRARAAALNIVPTSTGAAKAIGLVLPELKGKLDGFALRVPVPTGSATDLTIETRDGVTVEDIKAAFKAAAEGPLKGILKYTEDEIVSSDIVTDPHSCIFDAGLIRVMGNQVKIVGWYDNEWGYSNRLVDLTELVADKL
- a CDS encoding superoxide dismutase is translated as MATYTLPELPYDYAALEPHISAKIMQLHHDKHHQAYVTGANTALEQLAEARETGNFAYVNKLEKDLSFNLGGHVNHSIFWTNLSPEGGDKPVGDLASAIDDHFGSFDKFQAHFSAAALGVQGSGWAGLFWDSLGQNLIIQQFFDQQNQLAAGTVPLLLLDVWEHAYYLDYSNVRADYVKAFWNIANWANVSDRFDTAREKTAGLL
- the whiA gene encoding DNA-binding protein WhiA, whose translation is MPLTADVKAELAAIRDPRPTARVAELTALLRFSGGLHSIAGRVAVEAELESDGLARRVARDLMEIYGVRPELAHVQASGGRVGGHFAVRVIDGGETLARQTGLLDQRRRPVRGLPNKLTTGARPDLAAVWRGAFLAAGTLSDPGRSAALEISCPSGEAAMALVGAAHRLGIAAKAREVRGVPRVVVRDGEAIRAALAEMGAVRTAAEWEQLRQRREVRAGVNRLVNFDDANLRRSAQAAVAACARVERAMEILGDEVPPHLKQAGELRLAHRDASLDELGHHADPPLTKDAVAGRIRRLLAMADKKAEAEGIPDTESAVPAGDDD